Proteins from a single region of Lampris incognitus isolate fLamInc1 chromosome 16, fLamInc1.hap2, whole genome shotgun sequence:
- the olfm4.1 gene encoding olfactomedin-4, producing the protein MTGALYFLALLSSTMASARVGLWGQGRNGTGDWEGKRCTCDAFLPSSTFPVKDLVVIEQTAVEITHKLELEMGKLETYESKLTAYAEKIVNLTAEIERMEKNPDSYTEAHLQDVKVEIKQVEALIVELQASIQGSTTVLESLRVQVNAMVVTLTKLEKTHDKNLVLVTRREYTNIQLQLEECERRHQELFNPNIGSCAHTGIIRVSKPFVSQLNAHLNSGYKYGGWGKDSKPVHGSESMYWYAGYSSPSIVDIKLYADYKNLILRNNFQHHNLQSGWTGTGNNFIVRDNTLYYQVNNPFSMAKLNFTSMKYDYRVVPKASSRFSYSHSYSQGFDFAADESGLWVTYASEESGGRLILAKINEPSFGIEQERQTSVYKPGVTNAFMVCGVLYAVRTVDIQTEEIFYKYDTNTKRESYVSISFERFQETFANLDYNPTDQKLYMYNNGYYVNYHLWFNHTTKATDESPALLS; encoded by the exons ATGACTGGCGCGCTGTATTTCTTAGCTCTGCTAAGCTCCACAATGGCCTCGGCG AGGGTGGGCCTATGGGGCCAAGGGAGGAATGGGACGGGGGATTGGGAAGGAAAGCGGTGTACCTGTGATGCCTTCTTGCCAAGTTCCACCTTCCCTGTGAAAGACCTGGTGGTGATAGAGCAGACTGCTGTGGAGATCACCCATAAGCTGGAGCTGGAGATGGGCAAG CTGGAGACCTATGAGAGCAAGCTGACAGCATATGCTGAGAAGATTGTAAACTTGACAGCTGAAATTGAGAGGATGGAGAAGAACCCTGACTCATACACTGAAGCCCACCTGCAGGATGTGAAGGTGGAGATTAAACAAGTCGAGGCACTAATCGTTGAGCTTCAGGCTTCAATTCAAGGATCCACCACCGTCCTCGAGTCTTTGCGTGTACAG GTAAATGCCATGGTGGTGACCCTGACCAAGCTTGAAAAGACTCATGACAAGAACCTGGTTCTGGTGACTCGTCGTGAGTATACCAACATCCAGCTGCAACTAGAGGAGTGCGAGAGACGCCACCAGGAGCTCTTCAACCCCAACATCG GGTCTTGTGCACACACGGGTATAATCAGAGTCAGCAAGCCCTTCGTCAGCCAGTTGAATGCCCATCTAAATTCTGGCTACAAATATGGAGGCTGGGGCAAAGATTCAAAGCCTGTTCACGGTAGTGAATCTATGTACTGGTACGCTGGGTACAGCAGCCCCTCGATTGTTGACATTAAACTTTATGCTGACtacaagaatctcattctgaGAAACAACTTCCAGCATCACAATTTACAGAGTGGCTGGACTGGCACGGGAAACAATTTCATTGTCCGTGACAATACCCTGTACTATCAGGTCAACAACCCATTTAGCATGGCCAAACTGAATTTCACCTCAATGAAATATGACTACAGGGTGGTTCCCAAGGCCAGCTCCAGATTCTCCTACAGTCACAGCTACTCTCAGGGCTTTGACTTTGCTGCTGATGAGAGCGGGCTGTGGGTGACTTACGCCTCAGAGGAGTCTGGTGGCCGATTGATTTTGGCTAAAATCAATGAGCCTTCTTTTGGGATAGAGCAGGAGCGGCAGACTAGTGTGTACAAACCAGGGGTGACCAATGCCTTCATGGTGTGCGGGGTTCTCTATGCTGTTAGAACGGTTGATATACAAACAGAAGAGATATTTTACAAGTACGACACCAATACAAAACGAGAGAGCTACGTCAGTATTTCCTTTGAGAGGTTCCAGGAGACCTTTGCCAACCTGGACTACAATCCCACTGATCAGAAACTTTATATGTATAACAATGGCTACTATGTTAACTACCATCTGTGGTTCAACCATACAACGAAAGCCACTGATGAGTCACCAGCCCTCTTGAGCTGA